A stretch of Pelecanus crispus isolate bPelCri1 chromosome 3, bPelCri1.pri, whole genome shotgun sequence DNA encodes these proteins:
- the MRPL18 gene encoding large ribosomal subunit protein uL18m: MALSSRRCLLLAAGGLQERRAGLCFASTTTSLKTETEVDTSENEIVAADFTNRNPRNLEQLALARKERGWKTTWPKREFWHRLRLERTQHYVEAFVERCNGDVVLSASTREWAIKKHLYSPKGVAACKNLGRVMAQRCLEAGINFVNFKAVIPWEYRCDSIQEFEKAMEEGGVVLREPRRIYR, encoded by the exons ATGGCGCTGAGCAGCcgccgctgcctgctgctggcggCCGGCGGGCTCCAGGAACGCAGAGCGG GCCTTTGTTTTGCATCAACTACGACCAGTCTCAAAACTGAGACTGAAGTGGACACAAGCGAAAATGAGATTGTTGCTGCAGACTTCACTAACAGGAATCCTCGGAATTTGGAGCAGTTGGCCCTGGCTAGGAAGGAGCGTGGCTGGAAGACAACGTGGCCAAAGCGTGAATTCTGGCATAG ATTACGGCTTGAGCGGACACAACATTATGTAGAAGCTTTCGTTGAGCGCTGTAACGGGGATGTTGTGTTATCTGCCTCTACCCGAGAGTGGGCCATAAAGAAACACCTTTACAGTCCCAAGGGAGTAGCAGCATGCAAAAACCTTGGCCGTGTCATGGCACAGCGCTGTTTGGAAGCAGGAATCAACTTTGTGAACTTTAAAGCTGTTATCCCCTGGGAATACCGTTGTGACTCG ATTCAGGAATTCGAAAAAGCTATGGAGGAGGGTGGTGTTGTTCTGCGTGAGCCCCGAAGAATCTATCGGTAA